In the Euphorbia lathyris chromosome 5, ddEupLath1.1, whole genome shotgun sequence genome, one interval contains:
- the LOC136230911 gene encoding pentatricopeptide repeat-containing protein At3g58590, whose protein sequence is MTFNGDFIKHHHRLLQLLQACTRVRSLYTTKPLHALTITLGPNPEQPTFLFNNIISLYASLGELPMAHKVFENMPQRTIVSYNSIINSYCRFDHLEEAWGIFCQLKYSGFRPNNFTIAGLLSCASMDLCCGLQLQALSMKNGLFLSDVFVGTALLGLFGRWGFLDEAFQVFDDMPVKSLMTWNSMISLFAHHGFVEDCMLAFCEIARNHCSLSECSFVSVLSGLVCEKHLEFGEQVHCLVIKTGFDNKVSVMNSLISLYAKCLSIHLAERLFEEAGSRDVVTWNTMFNAMAKINQPRKALHYFSKMWLDMNIIKPNQATLLSLISSCADLELSRYGEFVHGQIIIHGLQSDVYVGSALVDYYAKCDRFDDARRCFDNIHEKNVVSWNALILSYANRCSSASMSLLLDMLRFGYRPNEFSFSAVLKASSAVEQQQLHCLIVKMSYENNEYVLSSLISSYGRNGPISNALVLITVYETATAVVPSNIIAGIYNRSGQYHRTLKLLSELEEPDNVSWNIAVAACARNGNYKEVMELFKYMLMAQIHPDNYTYMSILSVCSKTCDLALGSSIHGFLIKTNFSSCDAFVCNTLIDMYGKCGCHESAVKIFNTATNRNLITWTALISALGINGHAHEALERFKEMEDTGLRPDKVAFIAALSACRHSALVKEGTILFEKMVSYGIAPEMDHYHCLVDLLARHGHVKEAEKVISRMPFPPNASILRSFLEGCKRYVIKENQVVGM, encoded by the coding sequence ATGACCTTCAATGGAGATTTCATCAAACACCACCATCGTCTACTTCAGCTTCTTCAAGCCTGCACAAGGGTTCGCTCCCTTTACACAACTAAACCTCTCCATGCGCTCACAATCACACTTGGCCCCAACCCAGAACAACCCACTTTCCTTTTCAACAATATCATCTCCCTCTATGCTTCCCTCGGCGAATTGCCAATGGCACATAAGGTGTTTGAAAATATGCCCCAAAGAACCATTGTTTCCTATAATTCGATAATCAATTCTTATTGCAGGTTTGATCACTTAGAGGAAGCTTGGGGAATTTTTTGCCAACTGAAATATTCCGGCTTTAGGCCCAATAACTTCACTATTGCTGGGTTGTTGTCGTGTGCTTCAATGGACCTTTGTTGTGGGCTTCAGTTGCAGGCATTGTCAATGAAGAATGGGTTGTTTCTCTCTGATGTTTTTGTGGGTACTGCTTTGTTGGGTTTGTTTGGAAGGTGGGGGTTTTTGGATGAGGCGTTCCAAGTGTTTGATGATATGCCTGTTAAGAGCTTGATGACATGGAATTCGATGATATCTCTGTTTGCACATCATGGCTTTGTGGAAGATTGTATGCTTGCGTTTTGTGAGATTGCTAGAAATCATTGTTCTTTGTCTGAATGTTCTTTCGTGAGCGTTTTGTCTGGTTTAGTGTGTGAAAAACATTTGGAATTCGGAGAACAAGTACATTGTTTAGTCATCAAAACCGGTTTTGACAACAAAGTTTCAGTCATGAATTCCCTTATTAGCCTGTATGCAAAATGTTTGAGTATACACCTAGCTGAGAGATTGTTTGAAGAAGCCGGTAGCAGGGATGTTGTCACATGGAATACAATGTTCAATGCCATGGCAAAAATCAATCAGCCAAGAAAAGCATTacattatttttcaaaaatgtGGCTCGATATGAATATAATCAAGCCTAACCAGGCGACATTGCTGAGTCTAATCAGCTCTTGTGCCGATCTAGAGCTATCGAGATATGGAGAATTTGTTCATGGTCAAATTATCATACATGGTCTTCAAAGTGATGTTTATGTGGGTAGTGCCTTGGTGGATTACTATGCTAAATGTGACAGATTCGATGATGCCCGTCGTTGTTTTGATAATATACATGAGAAGAATGTGGTTTCATGGAATGCCTTGATTCTAAGTTATGCAAATAGATGCTCATCTGCTTCTATGTCTTTGCTACTGGACATGCTTCGATTTGGATACCGTCCAAACGAGTTTTCGTTTTCAGCTGTTCTCAAAGCATCATCTGCTGTAGAGCAACAGCAGCTTCATTGTCTGATTGTTAAAATGAGCTATGAGAATAATGAATATGTTTTGAGCTCTCTAATAAGCTCTTATGGAAGAAACGGTCCGATATCTAATGCTCTGGTCTTGATTACAGTTTATGAAACAGCAACTGCTGTTGTTCCCTCTAACATTATTGCTGGAATCTATAACAGATCCGGCCAGTACCATAGAACTTTAAAGTTGCTCTCCGAGCTTGAAGAGCCAGACAATGTTTCGTGGAACATAGCCGTTGCAGCTTGTGCTCGTAATGGTAACTATAAAGAGGTTATGGAACTTTTCAAATATATGCTTATGGCTCAAATCCATCCAGATAATTACACTTATATGAGCATTCTAAGTGTATGTAGCAAGACTTGTGATCTTGCTTTGGGTAGTTCTATCCATGGCTTCCTCATAAAGACTAATTTCAGCTCCTGCGACGCATTCGTCTGCAATACATTGATAGACATGTATGGAAAATGCGGTTGCCATGAAAGTGCGGTAAAAATCTTTAACACTGCCACAAATCGAAACCTCATCACATGGACCGCGCTAATTTCAGCCCTTGGAATTAATGGTCATGCCCATGAAGCATTAGAAAGGTTCAAAGAGATGGAAGATACGGGACTTAGACCCGATAAGGTTGCTTTTATTGCAGCCCTCTCAGCGTGCAGACACAGTGCTTTAGTCAAAGAAGGGACGATATTGTTCGAAAAAATGGTTAGCTATGGCATTGCTCCTGAAATGGATCATTATCATTGTCTAGTGGACTTACTAGCTAGGCATGGACATGTTAAGGAAGCGGAGAAAGTGATTTCTCGCATGCCTTTCCCACCAAATGCCAGCATATTGCGAAGTTTCCTTGAAGGCTGCAAGAGATATGTAATCAAAGAGAATCAAGTAGTAGGAATGTAA